Proteins from one Myxococcus stipitatus genomic window:
- a CDS encoding WD40/YVTN/BNR-like repeat-containing protein: MASLGVSKEHLLSRGAARYKDLVYLAMQDKKLHKKSVAHTRLGGVYKGALGSVADLPWNVAGMCVAKEPSEKLVVVSGDGKVFTYVGGKEGSETISKPSDLRGCACIAGQAHAFGMGREVFRREGEGRWRAMHAPKAKGDQVVGFEALDGFDAKDLYAVGWDGEIWHCDQGAWTQCSSPAQVILTAVCCAGDGQVYAGGQSGTLLRGRGNKWEVVKTGLGEDLWDIRWFSGRLYVATLSALYVLEGGTLVAVDFGRNAPKSFYKLTDAEGVLWSIGQKNICSFDGAEWRRWE, from the coding sequence ATGGCGAGTCTCGGTGTGTCGAAGGAGCACCTGCTTTCCCGCGGAGCGGCGAGGTACAAGGACCTTGTCTATCTGGCGATGCAGGACAAGAAGCTGCACAAGAAGTCCGTCGCACACACGCGGCTTGGAGGCGTCTACAAGGGCGCGCTCGGCAGCGTCGCGGACCTTCCCTGGAACGTGGCGGGCATGTGTGTCGCGAAGGAGCCGAGCGAGAAGCTGGTGGTGGTCTCCGGCGACGGGAAGGTCTTCACCTACGTGGGCGGAAAAGAGGGCTCGGAGACGATCTCCAAGCCCTCGGACCTTCGGGGCTGCGCGTGCATCGCGGGGCAGGCCCATGCCTTCGGCATGGGGCGGGAGGTCTTCCGACGCGAAGGGGAAGGGCGCTGGCGCGCCATGCATGCGCCCAAGGCCAAGGGCGACCAGGTCGTGGGGTTCGAGGCGCTCGATGGCTTCGATGCGAAAGACCTCTACGCGGTCGGCTGGGACGGGGAGATATGGCACTGCGACCAGGGGGCGTGGACGCAGTGTTCGAGCCCAGCCCAGGTCATCCTGACCGCGGTGTGCTGCGCCGGAGATGGACAGGTCTACGCGGGCGGGCAGTCAGGGACGTTGTTGCGTGGGCGCGGGAACAAGTGGGAGGTCGTCAAGACGGGGCTGGGGGAAGACCTCTGGGACATTCGGTGGTTCAGCGGGCGCCTCTATGTGGCGACCCTGAGCGCGTTGTATGTGCTCGAGGGAGGGACGCTGGTGGCTGTCGATTTCGGCCGCAATGCCCCGAAGAGTTTCTACAAGCTGACTGATGCGGAGGGCGTGCTCTGGTCGATTGGACAGAAGAACATCTGCTCATTCGACGGCGCTGAATGGCGGCGCTGGGAATGA
- a CDS encoding putative quinol monooxygenase, translating into MTESIAKEPGVVVLYAVASKEDPAKLTFLELYANDAAYELHRSTPHFQHYLEATSEMIVSRRLREAIPIQLSAKPLPPAP; encoded by the coding sequence ATGACGGAATCCATCGCGAAGGAGCCGGGGGTCGTCGTGCTCTACGCCGTGGCCTCAAAGGAGGACCCGGCGAAGCTCACGTTCCTCGAGCTCTACGCGAACGACGCCGCCTATGAGCTGCACCGCTCGACGCCTCACTTTCAGCACTACCTCGAGGCAACGAGCGAAATGATAGTGTCGCGTCGGCTGCGGGAGGCCATCCCGATTCAGCTCAGCGCCAAACCCCTCCCGCCCGCTCCCTGA